Genomic window (Equus przewalskii isolate Varuska chromosome 12, EquPr2, whole genome shotgun sequence):
attagccctgagctaactactggtagtcctcctcttttttgctgaggaagcctggccctgagctaacatccgtgcccatcttcctctactttatatgtgggacacctaccacagcatggtgtgccaagcggtgccatgtccgcacccggaatctgaaccggcgaaccccgggccgccaagaagcgcaacgtgcgaacttaaccggtgtgccaccgggccagcccctctaaattctaaaatattccaGTTCGGTTTTGCTTCTAGGCAAGGTAACCCCATGGCAAAGCGCAAGCCAGAAGGGTCCAGCTTCTACATGACCAGCCTGTCCATGGCTCTGGCCTATTCCTTTACCCCAGGTGCCAGTACGCAACCCCACCCTCAGCTGGGCAACACCCAGCAACAAACAGAGTTAGGAAAGGTACAGAAGGCAGGCCTAATATAGGGAAGTTGGGCGTAGGGGAGAGCTTGGGACAGGAAGTGCCCCAAGACCTGCgggtgtggggcaggggaggtAGGGAACTTTTGCCCTGACCTCCAGGCAAGTGGCCCTGCTCGTTGGGAGACCATGGGAGGACCCAGCTAAGCAGTTCTCGCCCACCTGTCTCTTCTGCCCAGGAACTCACTGCCACCATGCCTCACCAATATCCAGCACTGACCCCGGAGCAGAAGAAGGAGCTATCTGACATCGCTCACCGCATCGTGGCTCCGGGCAAGGGCATCCTGGCTGCAGATGAGTCCACTGGTACGGGCAGGAGACAGTGGGAGGAGGGCCCAAGGTTGGGGGTGACAGGCTGATCCCCTTATTCTCATGTGCGGCTCCCCTCCAGGGAGCATTGCCAAGCGGCTGCAATCCATTGGCACTGAGAACACAGAGGAGAACCGACGCTTCTACCGCCAGCTGCTGCTGACTGCCGACGACCGCGTGAATCCGTGCATTGGGGGTGTCATCCTCTTCCATGAGACGCTCTACCAGAAAGCAGATGATGGGCGTCCCTTCCCCCAAGTTATCAAATCCAAGGGCGGTGTTGTGGGCATCAAGGTGAGGGGGCTGGGCCTCAGGATATGAGATTGAGATGGATCTGGGGGAAAGAAACCCCGAGTAATAGGCCAGGGGATGAACACTGGGAGCCCGGAGACTTCAGTGGAGTCTGTCACAGATCACCCCTGAAGCATGGATAAGAAAAGCTCGAAACTTACGGGAAGTGCGTGGCGTTTTTAATCCTTGTAGATCCTTGTATTActctcattgtacagatgaaaaaCCAGAAGCTCAAGGCAGTGAAGTGTTTTGCTTACAGAGTTAGGAAATGGTAGGAGCCCATACTCTCTGTCAGATAACATCCCTGTGTATCCTGCGTCATAGGATCAGAGGCTGTAagtgaaaacatttgcaaatcatgagATGCCACTTGAGAGATTGAGTAAAGTTGGGGGCAGACTGGGACTACAGAGGAGAAAAGGGTACTAGAGTAGAGGTCATTTTCCCTGTCTTATGTTGTTCCCCCACCCCAACAGGTAGACAAGGGCGTGGTACCCCTGGCAGGAACAAACGGCGAGACAACCACGCAAGGTGAGAACTGTTTGGCTCCCTGCCTTACCAACCAGTCCACCCGGGTCAGTACCCCTTGGGTGGCCAGGGTGAATGGGAGCCACCTGCCCCTTCCTCGGCCGTGCTCTGACTCCTCCGTCCCCTCTCCAGGGCTGGATGGGCTGTCTGAGCGCTGTGCCCAGTACAAGAAGGACGGAGCAGACTTTGCCAAGTGGCGCTGTGTGCTGAAGATTGGGGAGCACACTCCCTCATCCCTTGCCATCATGGAAAATGCCAATGTTCTGGCCCGTTATGCCAGCATCTGCCAGCAGGTGGGCCTGCAGAACCCCAACAGGCCACCTCCCACGTCATTTGGTTCCAGAGTGTCAGCTAGCCTGCCTCCCATCTGCCAAGatacctccctccctcactcGAGGGCTTTGCAAGCCGAGGGCTTTGCAAGCATAACACATTGTGTTATGTGGATGGATCTGGAGAGATACCTCTCGCCTACAGTGTGCTGAGGGCTGTGCAGCCATGAGTCTCCATCATGGAGATAAGATCTCGGCCGATGGCTGTAGAGAGCTGTAGGTGGGGCTCTGGGTTAGGAGGCCTCACAGCTACCCTGTTTCTTACCCCACAGAATGGCATTGTGCCCATCGTGGAGCCTGAGATCCTCCCTGATGGGGACCATGACTTGAAGCGCTGTCAGTATGTAACCGAGAAGGTAGGTTGTCTGGCTGCCTGGGCAGTGTGTGGTGGGCTAGGCAGCTGGGCCAGGGTCCCTGGGGTTGACCCCTGTTCCCCCAACTCCACCCCACCCACTTTGGTCCTGCCATGC
Coding sequences:
- the ALDOA gene encoding fructose-bisphosphate aldolase A isoform X2; the encoded protein is MAKRKPEGSSFYMTSLSMALAYSFTPGASTQPHPQLGNTQQQTELGKELTATMPHQYPALTPEQKKELSDIAHRIVAPGKGILAADESTGSIAKRLQSIGTENTEENRRFYRQLLLTADDRVNPCIGGVILFHETLYQKADDGRPFPQVIKSKGGVVGIKVDKGVVPLAGTNGETTTQGLDGLSERCAQYKKDGADFAKWRCVLKIGEHTPSSLAIMENANVLARYASICQQNGIVPIVEPEILPDGDHDLKRCQYVTEKVLAAVYKALSDHHIYLEGTLLKPNMVTPGHACTHKYSHEEIAMATVTALRRTVPPAVTGITFLSGGQSEEEASINLNAINKCPLLKPWALTFSYGRALQASALKAWGGKKENLKAAQEEYVKRALANSLACQGKYTPSGHAGAAASESLFISNHAY
- the ALDOA gene encoding fructose-bisphosphate aldolase A isoform X4, whose amino-acid sequence is MPHQYPALTPEQKKELSDIAHRIVAPGKGILAADESTGSIAKRLQSIGTENTEENRRFYRQLLLTADDRVNPCIGGVILFHETLYQKADDGRPFPQVIKSKGGVVGIKVDKGVVPLAGTNGETTTQGLDGLSERCAQYKKDGADFAKWRCVLKIGEHTPSSLAIMENANVLARYASICQQNGIVPIVEPEILPDGDHDLKRCQYVTEKVLAAVYKALSDHHIYLEGTLLKPNMVTPGHACTHKYSHEEIAMATVTALRRTVPPAVTGITFLSGGQSEEEASINLNAINKCPLLKPWALTFSYGRALQASALKAWGGKKENLKAAQEEYVKRALANSLACQGKYTPSGHAGAAASESLFISNHAY
- the ALDOA gene encoding fructose-bisphosphate aldolase A isoform X1, whose translation is MAGEEAGRNEEPFPLPFSCASTQPHPQLGNTQQQTELGKELTATMPHQYPALTPEQKKELSDIAHRIVAPGKGILAADESTGSIAKRLQSIGTENTEENRRFYRQLLLTADDRVNPCIGGVILFHETLYQKADDGRPFPQVIKSKGGVVGIKVDKGVVPLAGTNGETTTQGLDGLSERCAQYKKDGADFAKWRCVLKIGEHTPSSLAIMENANVLARYASICQQNGIVPIVEPEILPDGDHDLKRCQYVTEKVLAAVYKALSDHHIYLEGTLLKPNMVTPGHACTHKYSHEEIAMATVTALRRTVPPAVTGITFLSGGQSEEEASINLNAINKCPLLKPWALTFSYGRALQASALKAWGGKKENLKAAQEEYVKRALANSLACQGKYTPSGHAGAAASESLFISNHAY
- the ALDOA gene encoding fructose-bisphosphate aldolase A isoform X3 is translated as MKSRSLSPFLELTATMPHQYPALTPEQKKELSDIAHRIVAPGKGILAADESTGSIAKRLQSIGTENTEENRRFYRQLLLTADDRVNPCIGGVILFHETLYQKADDGRPFPQVIKSKGGVVGIKVDKGVVPLAGTNGETTTQGLDGLSERCAQYKKDGADFAKWRCVLKIGEHTPSSLAIMENANVLARYASICQQNGIVPIVEPEILPDGDHDLKRCQYVTEKVLAAVYKALSDHHIYLEGTLLKPNMVTPGHACTHKYSHEEIAMATVTALRRTVPPAVTGITFLSGGQSEEEASINLNAINKCPLLKPWALTFSYGRALQASALKAWGGKKENLKAAQEEYVKRALANSLACQGKYTPSGHAGAAASESLFISNHAY